A window of Prolixibacter sp. SD074 contains these coding sequences:
- a CDS encoding TonB-dependent receptor, producing the protein MKKIQLIFLLTFLSVTVFGQISIHGKVVDTQNQPLPGANIYFENTYEGATSDSDGIFQLTSQLEGAQRLKVTFLGYVPYTVAIPAKADTALVITLQPEHNKVDEVVITAGTFGTDDDEQTVTLNAIDILTTPTSEGDIYGALRTLPGTQQVAEDGRLFVRGGEAYETKTFIDGMEMQQPYSSSTPDLPSRGRFSPELFKGTLFGTGGYSAEYGQALSSALILHTIDLPKESFTSIGLLNVGVQGGYTKRFDKASVSASGEYYNLGLNNRINPPRNAFAEDPVQMNGLVHAQVKSGKQGMWKALYSFNHHKLIAPYATSATDRENVALNSTNHYVNTTYRNMLSDTWMIYGGVSGDYYDDRIKMEEGNYHIMDRYSQGRAGLKYLPSEKVKINMGVDANWQDNERSNEAVANREAGFTQRTLATYVEVEFQLGENWAVRLGVRPEYFDLLQKIEVAPRLSLARKTGEHSQLSLAYGAFYQNAPDEYLAFNHQLNAEGAGHFILNYQYSRNKRDFRIETYYKDYQSLVKFNMGQSEYTPAYYTSSGSGYSKGVDLFFRDRKSIPLLDYWIAYSYLDTKRYYRDFPTKVTPGFVAKNTLSVVGKYWIAGWNTQFGFSFTAASGRPYDDPNTPAFMDKKAPVYSNLSLNASHLAYLFGNYTIFYCSVGNVLGRDKPYTYRYSETPNSAGTNERIPVQAETLRSIILGVFIQIK; encoded by the coding sequence ATGAAAAAGATTCAGCTTATATTCCTGTTAACCTTTCTTTCTGTCACTGTTTTCGGTCAGATTTCAATTCATGGAAAAGTGGTCGATACACAAAATCAACCATTGCCCGGTGCCAATATTTATTTTGAAAATACGTACGAAGGCGCCACTTCCGACAGTGACGGCATTTTTCAATTGACTTCTCAGCTCGAAGGGGCACAACGGCTGAAAGTTACCTTCCTGGGATATGTCCCTTACACCGTAGCCATTCCGGCGAAAGCCGATACAGCGCTGGTGATTACACTGCAACCCGAGCACAACAAAGTTGACGAAGTGGTCATTACGGCGGGTACGTTCGGTACGGACGATGATGAACAAACGGTCACGCTCAACGCTATCGATATTCTGACAACACCCACTTCGGAAGGCGACATCTACGGCGCTTTGCGAACCTTGCCGGGGACACAGCAGGTCGCCGAAGACGGAAGGCTTTTCGTCCGGGGAGGCGAGGCGTACGAAACCAAAACCTTCATCGACGGGATGGAGATGCAGCAACCGTACAGCAGTTCCACGCCTGATTTGCCTTCGCGCGGACGCTTTTCACCCGAACTGTTTAAAGGTACCCTGTTCGGTACCGGTGGTTATTCGGCCGAGTACGGACAAGCTCTCTCGTCGGCGCTCATCCTGCACACCATCGATCTTCCGAAGGAATCATTTACTTCCATTGGATTGCTGAATGTGGGCGTTCAGGGAGGGTACACCAAGCGTTTCGATAAGGCATCGGTCAGTGCATCCGGCGAGTATTACAATCTCGGGCTCAACAATAGAATCAACCCGCCCCGTAACGCGTTCGCGGAAGACCCGGTCCAGATGAACGGCTTGGTTCATGCCCAGGTTAAATCGGGGAAGCAGGGGATGTGGAAAGCATTGTACTCGTTTAATCATCATAAACTAATTGCGCCTTATGCTACTTCAGCAACGGACCGGGAAAATGTGGCGCTCAATTCAACGAACCACTACGTTAATACGACTTACCGGAATATGTTGTCAGATACCTGGATGATTTATGGCGGTGTTTCAGGTGATTATTATGACGATCGCATCAAAATGGAGGAGGGGAACTACCATATTATGGATCGTTATTCTCAGGGGCGGGCAGGATTGAAATATCTGCCGTCGGAAAAGGTGAAAATCAACATGGGCGTGGATGCCAACTGGCAGGACAATGAACGTTCGAATGAAGCTGTGGCTAACCGGGAAGCCGGATTTACACAACGAACGCTGGCCACTTATGTGGAGGTGGAATTTCAGTTGGGCGAAAACTGGGCCGTTCGTTTGGGCGTACGGCCTGAATATTTCGATCTCCTGCAAAAGATTGAAGTGGCCCCGAGGCTTTCACTGGCGCGGAAAACGGGCGAACACAGTCAGCTTTCGCTGGCCTACGGAGCTTTTTACCAAAATGCGCCTGATGAGTACCTGGCTTTCAACCACCAACTAAATGCCGAAGGTGCAGGGCATTTTATCCTGAATTACCAGTATTCCCGCAATAAACGGGATTTCCGGATTGAGACCTATTACAAGGATTACCAGAGCCTGGTGAAATTCAACATGGGCCAGAGTGAGTATACTCCGGCTTATTATACTTCATCGGGTTCGGGATATTCCAAAGGTGTGGATCTTTTCTTCCGTGACCGGAAAAGCATTCCGTTGCTGGATTACTGGATTGCTTATTCGTACCTTGATACCAAACGCTATTATCGTGATTTCCCGACAAAGGTAACTCCTGGTTTCGTTGCGAAGAATACGTTGTCGGTGGTTGGGAAGTATTGGATTGCCGGCTGGAATACACAGTTCGGGTTCAGCTTTACGGCTGCCAGCGGAAGACCTTATGACGATCCGAATACACCGGCATTCATGGATAAAAAAGCCCCGGTCTACTCCAATCTCAGCCTGAATGCTTCACATCTGGCCTATCTGTTTGGCAATTACACCATTTTCTACTGTTCTGTTGGAAATGTTTTGGGACGCGACAAACCATACACTTACCGTTATTCGGAAACCCCCAACAGCGCCGGGACCAACGAACGTATTCCCGTGCAGGCCGAAACATTGCGCAGCATTATTCTTGGCGTTTTCATTCAAATAAAATAA
- a CDS encoding sensor histidine kinase has translation MKNLKKSWKIHLRDLVIVLCVGFGITLTMSDLESVIHSFWNILLYNTIIGMGLWKGNEAVTVLVQYWYPWRINRSRTYLLMWTGIVVYSLFFVFLFNFLWAVFMNHIPVYEFMKYYKFTILIEFLISIGIAGIIYTSVFFKNWKNLLQEHAEMEKANIESKLAALQNQVNPHFLFNCLNTLNSLVYVDAGKASRFIGDLSKVYRYVLEQDDVVTLAEEVAFCQSYLVLEQFRFGEKLKVDFHLSGSESEKILRVGLQLMLENAIKHNEISNEKPLHIEVKREGDFVVVKNNLQLKSTLPMSARMGQKNLQERYRLMGERIPEFCQEGEFYVARIPLFRNEEKQLS, from the coding sequence ATGAAAAATTTAAAGAAAAGCTGGAAAATACATTTGCGCGACTTGGTGATTGTATTGTGTGTCGGTTTTGGGATAACCCTTACCATGAGTGATTTGGAATCCGTAATCCATTCATTCTGGAACATATTGCTTTACAATACAATTATTGGAATGGGCCTGTGGAAAGGAAATGAAGCGGTTACTGTGCTCGTGCAGTATTGGTATCCATGGAGAATCAACCGTTCGCGAACCTACTTATTGATGTGGACCGGGATTGTTGTATATTCTCTTTTCTTTGTATTCCTGTTTAATTTCCTGTGGGCCGTTTTCATGAACCACATTCCGGTTTACGAATTCATGAAATATTACAAGTTTACCATTTTGATTGAGTTCTTGATTTCCATTGGAATCGCGGGGATTATTTACACCTCCGTTTTTTTCAAAAACTGGAAAAATCTGTTGCAGGAGCATGCCGAAATGGAAAAGGCCAATATCGAATCGAAACTGGCTGCTCTACAAAACCAGGTCAATCCACATTTTCTTTTTAATTGCCTGAATACACTCAATTCGTTGGTGTATGTCGATGCCGGAAAAGCCAGCCGGTTTATTGGCGATTTGTCGAAAGTGTATCGCTATGTACTGGAGCAGGATGATGTGGTCACCCTGGCGGAAGAAGTTGCCTTCTGTCAGTCGTACCTCGTGCTGGAGCAGTTTCGGTTTGGTGAAAAGCTGAAGGTGGATTTTCATCTCAGCGGAAGCGAATCGGAGAAGATTCTTCGGGTGGGGCTTCAGCTGATGCTCGAAAATGCCATTAAACACAACGAAATATCCAATGAAAAGCCATTGCATATCGAAGTAAAAAGGGAAGGTGATTTTGTTGTGGTGAAGAATAATTTGCAATTGAAGTCAACTTTGCCGATGTCGGCCCGGATGGGACAGAAGAATTTACAGGAGCGTTATCGTTTGATGGGGGAACGAATCCCGGAGTTTTGCCAGGAGGGAGAATTTTATGTAGCTCGTATCCCTTTATTCAGGAATGAAGAAAAGCAATTATCATGA
- a CDS encoding NUDIX hydrolase, with translation MNGNFTIRVYGLLLQDRNVLLIDEFQLGRPMTKFPGGGLEYGEGTIDCLRREFREELQQEIRDIEHFYTTDFYQQAQFFENTQLLSIYYKAEFANQLKPGFAVESKPNYSDLHKNGDMHFRWCPIENIKQQLSFPIDKRIGEMLQHRRPL, from the coding sequence ATGAACGGGAATTTTACCATCAGGGTTTACGGGCTGTTATTACAAGACAGGAATGTTTTGCTGATTGATGAGTTTCAATTGGGCCGCCCAATGACCAAATTTCCAGGCGGTGGCCTCGAATATGGAGAAGGCACCATTGATTGCCTGCGTCGTGAATTCCGGGAAGAGTTACAACAGGAAATCAGAGATATCGAACATTTTTACACCACCGACTTTTACCAGCAAGCACAGTTTTTCGAAAACACACAGCTCCTCAGTATTTATTATAAGGCCGAATTTGCCAATCAACTTAAGCCCGGTTTCGCTGTTGAAAGCAAACCCAATTATTCCGATCTGCATAAAAACGGCGACATGCATTTCCGCTGGTGTCCCATCGAAAATATAAAACAACAGCTCAGCTTTCCGATTGACAAAAGGATTGGTGAAATGTTACAACACAGGCGACCATTATGA
- the miaA gene encoding tRNA (adenosine(37)-N6)-dimethylallyltransferase MiaA: MKNTLIVLLGPTGVGKTDLSIDIANHLHTEIISCDSRQLFKEISIGTAVPDEKYLQQVPHHMIQNLSVEDDYNAGKFEYDVLNLLEELFQKHHTVLMTGGSMLYIDAVCKGIDDLPTVDKKLRKQLLDRFHENGLEPLRLELKNVDPEYYEQADLKNPKRILHALEIYYMTGKAYSSLRREGTKKRHFDIIKIGLNRGRTELYDRINRRVELMMEEGLADEAHSVYGKRHLNPLNTVGYKELFAHFDGELTLEQATKRIQANSRKYARKQLTWFRRDESIRWFHPDEKQQVLQYIDEQLMQNQEA; this comes from the coding sequence ATGAAAAATACCCTTATTGTTTTGCTTGGCCCTACTGGTGTAGGAAAGACAGATCTCAGCATTGATATAGCTAACCATCTCCATACCGAAATCATCTCGTGTGATTCCCGCCAACTTTTCAAAGAAATCAGCATCGGGACAGCCGTTCCGGACGAAAAATACTTACAGCAGGTTCCCCATCACATGATTCAAAACCTCTCGGTGGAAGATGACTACAATGCCGGTAAATTCGAATATGATGTATTGAATTTGCTGGAAGAGTTGTTTCAAAAGCACCATACCGTGCTTATGACAGGTGGTTCCATGTTATATATCGATGCTGTTTGCAAAGGAATCGATGATCTTCCAACGGTAGACAAGAAATTGAGGAAGCAATTACTCGACCGGTTTCATGAAAATGGACTGGAACCTTTACGCCTCGAATTAAAAAACGTTGATCCCGAGTATTATGAACAGGCCGATTTGAAAAATCCCAAACGAATCCTGCATGCCCTCGAGATCTATTACATGACCGGCAAAGCTTATTCTTCCTTACGGAGAGAAGGAACGAAAAAACGCCATTTCGACATTATTAAAATCGGATTGAATCGCGGCCGCACCGAGCTTTACGACCGGATCAACCGCCGGGTGGAACTGATGATGGAAGAAGGGTTGGCGGATGAAGCCCACAGTGTTTATGGAAAACGCCATTTAAATCCGCTGAATACGGTTGGCTACAAAGAACTTTTTGCGCATTTCGACGGCGAATTAACACTGGAGCAAGCCACCAAAAGGATTCAGGCCAATTCCAGAAAATACGCACGCAAACAACTCACCTGGTTTCGCCGCGATGAAAGTATCCGTTGGTTTCACCCCGACGAGAAGCAACAGGTGTTGCAATATATTGATGAACAACTAATGCAAAACCAGGAAGCATGA
- a CDS encoding aconitate hydratase: MAYDVEMIRQVYERYPERIKQARKLLGRPITLSEKILYAHLSGDLPVEPFKRGESYANFAPDRVAMQDATAQMAVLQFMQAGKDRVSVPSTVHCDHLILARVGAKEDLTTAEKTNKEVYDFLASASKKYGIGFWKPGAGIIHQVVLENYAFPGGMMIGTDSHTPNAGGMGMVAIGVGGADAVDVMAGLPWELKFPKLIGVKLTGKLSGWTSPKDVILKVAGILTVKGGTGSIVEYFGPGAESISGTGKGTICNMGAEIGATTSTFPFDESMAKYLKATGRTDVAEMAAKIGEHLRPDPEVAENPEAYYDQIIEINLSDLEPHINGPFTPDLATPVSQFGKVAKENGWPLKMEVGLIGSCTNSSYEDISRAASVAKQALDKKLKVKAEFTVTPGSEQVRYTVDRDGYLDTFEKIGGVVLANACGPCIGQWARHNAENLDENSIMTSFNRNFSKRNDGNPKTHGFVASPEIVTAFSIAGTLDFNPVTDYLENEKGEKVKLDEPKGDDLPTNGFDVKDRGFIPPSSENKNLEVVVKPDSERLQLLTPFKAWDGNNLTGMKLLIKAKGKCTTDHISMAGPWLRYRGHLDNISNNMLIGGVNYFNERTNAVKNQLTGELGEVPATARDYKAKGIGSVIVGDENYGEGSSREHAAMEPRHLGVRVVLVRSFARIHETNLKKQGMLALTFDNPSDYDKVQEDDTIDVLKLTEFAPGSSLVVVLHHADGSTDEIIANHTYNEAQIEWFKAGSCLNFIKENQ, encoded by the coding sequence ATGGCATATGACGTTGAAATGATTCGTCAGGTATATGAACGCTACCCTGAAAGAATCAAGCAAGCCCGCAAACTTCTTGGGCGCCCCATTACCTTAAGTGAAAAAATTCTTTACGCTCACCTTTCCGGAGATCTTCCTGTCGAACCGTTTAAACGGGGTGAATCTTACGCCAATTTCGCACCTGATCGCGTTGCCATGCAGGATGCCACTGCACAGATGGCTGTTCTCCAGTTTATGCAGGCCGGAAAAGATCGGGTTTCCGTCCCTTCGACGGTTCACTGCGACCACTTAATCCTGGCCAGGGTAGGAGCAAAAGAAGACCTTACAACTGCTGAGAAAACCAACAAAGAAGTATACGATTTCCTGGCGTCAGCCTCAAAAAAATATGGAATCGGTTTTTGGAAACCGGGAGCAGGGATTATTCACCAGGTAGTACTTGAGAATTACGCCTTCCCGGGTGGAATGATGATTGGGACCGACTCGCATACTCCTAATGCAGGCGGTATGGGAATGGTTGCCATTGGTGTAGGTGGCGCCGATGCCGTAGACGTGATGGCCGGACTTCCATGGGAGCTTAAATTCCCGAAACTGATTGGTGTGAAACTAACCGGAAAACTCAGTGGATGGACTTCTCCCAAAGATGTTATCCTGAAAGTGGCCGGCATTCTTACTGTAAAAGGCGGAACCGGAAGCATTGTTGAGTATTTTGGCCCGGGAGCTGAATCCATCTCCGGAACAGGAAAAGGTACCATTTGTAACATGGGCGCCGAAATTGGAGCCACTACTTCAACCTTCCCGTTTGACGAATCGATGGCAAAATACCTGAAAGCTACCGGTCGTACTGATGTAGCTGAAATGGCTGCCAAAATCGGAGAACACCTTCGTCCCGATCCGGAAGTCGCAGAAAATCCGGAAGCCTATTATGACCAGATCATCGAAATTAACCTTTCGGACCTGGAACCACATATCAATGGCCCATTCACTCCTGATTTGGCAACACCTGTGTCACAATTTGGTAAAGTAGCCAAAGAAAACGGTTGGCCGCTGAAAATGGAAGTCGGTTTGATTGGTTCGTGTACCAACTCATCTTATGAAGATATTAGCCGGGCTGCATCGGTAGCTAAGCAGGCACTTGACAAAAAACTTAAAGTAAAAGCCGAATTTACCGTTACTCCGGGTTCGGAACAGGTTCGTTATACCGTCGACCGCGATGGTTACCTCGACACCTTCGAAAAAATTGGTGGAGTAGTGCTGGCCAATGCCTGTGGGCCGTGTATCGGCCAGTGGGCACGTCACAATGCCGAGAACCTGGATGAGAACTCCATTATGACGTCATTCAACAGGAACTTCTCCAAACGAAATGATGGCAACCCCAAAACGCATGGTTTTGTAGCTTCACCTGAAATTGTAACGGCCTTTTCGATCGCCGGTACGCTCGATTTCAACCCCGTAACTGACTATCTGGAAAACGAAAAAGGTGAGAAAGTAAAACTGGACGAGCCAAAAGGTGATGACTTGCCAACCAATGGTTTCGATGTGAAAGACAGGGGTTTTATTCCGCCGTCTTCGGAAAACAAAAATCTGGAAGTAGTTGTCAAGCCAGATTCTGAGCGTCTTCAGTTGCTCACTCCCTTTAAAGCATGGGATGGTAACAACCTGACGGGAATGAAATTGCTTATCAAAGCAAAAGGAAAATGTACAACCGACCATATTTCAATGGCTGGTCCCTGGCTTCGTTACCGCGGACACCTTGACAATATTTCCAACAACATGCTGATTGGTGGTGTTAATTACTTCAACGAACGCACAAATGCCGTGAAAAACCAATTGACCGGCGAACTGGGTGAAGTACCGGCAACAGCACGTGATTACAAAGCCAAAGGAATCGGTTCTGTTATTGTTGGAGACGAAAACTACGGCGAAGGCTCATCACGCGAGCACGCAGCTATGGAACCGCGTCATCTGGGCGTACGAGTTGTTCTCGTTCGTTCATTTGCCCGTATCCACGAAACAAACCTGAAAAAACAGGGTATGCTGGCACTGACCTTCGATAATCCGTCCGATTACGACAAAGTACAGGAAGACGATACCATCGATGTATTAAAACTGACCGAGTTTGCTCCCGGAAGTTCATTGGTGGTTGTTCTTCATCATGCCGATGGCTCAACCGATGAAATCATTGCCAATCACACCTACAATGAGGCACAAATTGAATGGTTCAAAGCCGGTTCATGCCTGAACTTCATTAAAGAGAATCAATAA
- the pheT gene encoding phenylalanine--tRNA ligase subunit beta, with amino-acid sequence MKLSYTWLKDYIDLDLTPGEVAETLTQLGLEVGSVEEVETVKGGLKGIVIGEVKTCIPHPNSDHLSLTTVDLGNGIESPIVCGAPNVAQGQKVVVATVGTTLYDGDKAFLIKKAKIRGEVSEGMICAEDEIGLGTDHSGIMVLPSDAKVGAAASDYFNVKSDYVIEIDLTPNRIDGASHIGVARDLAAYLKQSRNIDYHVPSVGHFSVDNHDLKIPVTIENKEACPRYSGVTVSGITVKQSPEWLQNRLRLIGLNPINNIVDITNYVLFETGQPLHAFDAAEIAGNKVIVKTLTAGTKFVTLDEEERELDANDLMICNESEGMCIGGVFGGIKSGVKDSTTAIFLESAYFNPVYIRKTARRHGLNTDASFRFERGVDPNNVIYALKRAALLIKELAGGTISSDIVDVVADQSVMEYFPVTVSYRHINRLIGKEIPAETVKSILTALEIKILANTPDNLDLLVPPYRVDVRREADIIEEVLRVYGYNNVEPDGAVKSTIQHAEFPDKVKLQNLLSEMLTANGFNEIMSNSLTKVGYYEELDSFKADHTVQLYNPLSSDLNGMRQTLIFGGMEAVARNTNYRNPDLKLYEFGNVYTFKGNKSPNKPVKNFAEEEHIGLWITGKNESENWTTQSRPTTFFTLKAFVENILTRLGLDVLQSQVDTVDSDLLSSGLEYKFNNQLVAQIGYVSSKVKKLTDVEADVFYGDLNWTAILKLLDKDGVSYTPLPKYPEVRRDLALLLNKDVKFGSVKEIAYKTERKLLRNVSIFDVYEGKNIPEGKKSYAVSFFLRDEEKTLKDKQIDKVMKKLLSAFERELNAQLR; translated from the coding sequence ATGAAGCTATCATACACCTGGTTGAAGGATTATATTGACCTGGATTTAACTCCCGGGGAAGTGGCCGAAACCCTTACCCAACTTGGCCTTGAAGTAGGCAGCGTAGAAGAGGTGGAAACGGTAAAAGGCGGTCTGAAAGGGATTGTCATTGGCGAAGTAAAAACCTGCATCCCCCATCCCAATTCCGATCACCTGAGCTTGACAACAGTCGATTTGGGCAACGGAATAGAGAGTCCCATTGTTTGTGGTGCACCCAATGTGGCCCAGGGACAAAAAGTAGTTGTAGCAACTGTCGGAACGACTCTTTATGACGGGGATAAGGCGTTTCTTATCAAGAAAGCAAAAATTCGGGGCGAAGTTTCTGAAGGAATGATTTGCGCCGAAGATGAAATCGGTCTGGGCACCGACCATAGCGGGATTATGGTGTTGCCTTCTGATGCTAAAGTTGGGGCTGCCGCCAGTGATTATTTCAATGTAAAAAGCGATTATGTCATTGAAATTGATCTGACCCCTAACCGGATAGATGGAGCTTCACACATTGGTGTGGCCCGAGATTTGGCTGCTTATTTGAAGCAATCCCGGAACATTGATTATCACGTACCTTCGGTAGGACATTTTTCGGTGGACAATCATGACCTGAAAATTCCGGTAACCATCGAAAATAAAGAAGCCTGCCCGCGTTATTCCGGTGTAACCGTTTCCGGTATTACCGTAAAGCAATCACCCGAATGGCTTCAGAACAGGTTGCGCCTGATTGGGTTGAATCCCATCAATAATATTGTCGATATTACCAACTATGTATTATTTGAAACCGGCCAGCCTTTGCATGCTTTCGATGCCGCTGAAATTGCCGGCAACAAAGTCATTGTCAAAACACTTACTGCCGGGACCAAATTTGTTACGCTCGACGAAGAGGAACGCGAACTCGATGCCAACGACCTGATGATTTGCAACGAATCGGAAGGCATGTGTATTGGTGGTGTTTTCGGTGGTATCAAATCAGGTGTTAAAGATTCAACCACGGCCATCTTCCTGGAAAGTGCTTACTTCAATCCGGTTTATATTCGGAAAACGGCCCGTCGTCACGGACTGAATACCGATGCTTCGTTCCGTTTCGAGCGGGGTGTCGACCCGAACAATGTTATTTATGCACTGAAACGGGCAGCGTTGTTAATTAAAGAACTGGCCGGCGGAACCATCTCTTCTGACATAGTGGATGTGGTAGCCGACCAATCTGTTATGGAATATTTCCCGGTAACGGTATCGTACCGTCATATCAACCGCCTTATCGGGAAAGAGATTCCGGCTGAAACCGTAAAAAGCATCCTCACTGCGCTGGAGATAAAAATTCTAGCAAACACGCCGGATAATCTCGATTTGCTTGTTCCGCCGTACCGCGTGGACGTGCGCCGGGAAGCCGATATTATCGAAGAAGTTTTGCGGGTGTACGGCTACAACAATGTGGAACCGGACGGAGCCGTGAAATCAACGATTCAGCATGCTGAGTTTCCCGATAAGGTAAAACTTCAGAATTTGCTTTCGGAAATGCTGACGGCAAACGGATTCAATGAGATCATGTCGAATTCGCTGACCAAAGTCGGTTATTATGAAGAACTTGACAGTTTCAAAGCCGACCATACGGTTCAGCTTTACAATCCGCTAAGTTCGGATCTGAACGGCATGCGCCAAACATTGATTTTTGGCGGGATGGAAGCCGTTGCCCGGAATACCAACTACCGGAATCCGGATTTGAAACTGTATGAATTCGGGAATGTATACACTTTTAAAGGGAATAAGTCGCCCAACAAACCGGTGAAGAATTTTGCCGAAGAAGAGCATATTGGCTTGTGGATTACCGGCAAAAATGAATCGGAAAACTGGACTACGCAAAGCCGCCCGACCACTTTCTTCACGTTGAAAGCCTTCGTGGAAAATATTTTAACCCGATTAGGCCTGGATGTATTGCAGTCTCAGGTTGACACCGTTGATTCAGACTTGCTCTCTTCCGGTTTGGAATACAAATTCAACAATCAGTTGGTGGCACAAATCGGCTATGTAAGTTCGAAGGTCAAGAAATTGACTGATGTGGAAGCCGATGTCTTCTATGGTGATTTAAACTGGACGGCCATCCTGAAGCTTTTGGATAAAGATGGTGTTTCTTATACGCCGCTGCCCAAATATCCGGAAGTACGACGCGACCTCGCGCTGTTACTCAACAAGGATGTAAAATTCGGCAGTGTAAAAGAAATTGCATACAAAACAGAACGAAAACTGCTGCGCAATGTTAGCATTTTTGACGTTTACGAAGGGAAAAATATTCCGGAAGGAAAGAAGTCATACGCAGTAAGTTTCTTCCTGCGCGATGAGGAAAAAACGTTAAAAGACAAGCAGATTGACAAAGTGATGAAGAAGTTATTGAGCGCGTTCGAACGCGAACTGAATGCTCAATTACGATAA
- a CDS encoding ABC transporter permease: MEKQTKSIMLFNPLTRENILMSIQSIRGNWVRSVLTILIIAVGITALVGILTAIDSIKNSITAEFTRLGANTFTVQSRGMRVQVGGNRYRSKNYSYISYFEARKFKNEFDFPAEVSITVNATGTATVRYKSQKSNPNVRVIGVDGNYLQTAGYDISMGRNFASQEIYSGTNVALLGNGLARKLFPGIVNPTGRAISIGTARYRVVGILAEKGSAFGSSGDRLVLLPYSNVRQVFSRPQMNFQIQVMPKSPQLLDIATGEAEGLFRVIRGLNVQDESDFNIVKSDNLVNILLENIKYITLAATIIGFITLLGAAVGLMNIMLVTVSERTREIGIRKAMGANSRTIRQQFLIESIVIGQLGGLVGIVLGILAGNGVSALIGSSFIVPWLWIFSGVALCLLVSLASGFLPAMQAARLDPIEALRYE, encoded by the coding sequence TTGGAGAAGCAAACCAAATCAATTATGTTGTTCAATCCGCTCACACGCGAGAACATTTTAATGTCGATCCAGTCAATCAGGGGAAACTGGGTCCGTTCGGTGTTGACCATCCTAATCATTGCTGTTGGAATTACGGCATTGGTTGGCATTCTAACAGCTATTGATTCTATCAAAAATTCCATTACAGCAGAATTTACCAGGCTTGGCGCTAACACGTTTACCGTTCAGAGCCGTGGTATGCGGGTGCAGGTGGGCGGAAACCGCTATCGAAGTAAGAATTACAGTTACATCAGCTATTTCGAAGCGCGGAAGTTTAAGAACGAATTCGATTTTCCGGCCGAGGTTTCCATTACGGTTAATGCGACGGGTACAGCAACGGTCCGTTATAAGTCGCAAAAAAGTAATCCAAATGTCAGGGTAATAGGCGTTGATGGCAATTATCTACAAACGGCCGGATACGACATCAGTATGGGGCGAAATTTTGCTTCACAGGAGATTTATTCCGGAACGAATGTGGCTTTGTTGGGAAATGGGTTGGCCCGGAAACTCTTCCCGGGAATAGTGAACCCAACTGGGCGGGCCATTTCTATCGGGACGGCGCGTTATCGCGTTGTTGGAATTCTGGCCGAGAAGGGTAGTGCCTTTGGTTCATCCGGCGACCGGTTGGTTTTGTTGCCATATTCCAATGTTCGGCAGGTTTTTTCGCGTCCGCAGATGAATTTTCAAATTCAGGTAATGCCTAAGTCACCGCAATTGCTTGATATCGCGACCGGAGAGGCAGAAGGTTTGTTTCGCGTTATTCGGGGCCTGAATGTTCAAGATGAATCGGATTTCAACATTGTGAAAAGCGACAACCTTGTCAATATTTTGTTGGAAAATATCAAATACATCACTTTGGCAGCCACCATTATTGGATTCATCACGTTGCTTGGAGCGGCTGTTGGATTAATGAATATCATGCTGGTCACCGTTTCGGAACGGACCCGCGAAATTGGTATCCGGAAAGCGATGGGGGCCAATTCCCGAACCATTCGTCAGCAATTCCTGATTGAATCCATCGTCATTGGCCAACTTGGAGGTTTGGTTGGTATCGTGTTGGGCATATTGGCCGGAAATGGTGTTTCTGCGCTAATCGGAAGCTCTTTCATTGTTCCGTGGCTCTGGATTTTTTCCGGAGTAGCGCTCTGCTTGCTTGTCAGCCTGGCTTCCGGATTCCTGCCGGCCATGCAGGCAGCCAGGCTCGATCCCATCGAAGCGCTGCGATACGAATAA